A genomic region of Magnolia sinica isolate HGM2019 chromosome 6, MsV1, whole genome shotgun sequence contains the following coding sequences:
- the LOC131249413 gene encoding uncharacterized protein LOC131249413 codes for MEYQSESPPFWAATAPDLRRNHHRSSSLFLKPWFVFVVTPILGIFLLLVIPSFFSFLGGVFRPNHVKKSWDTLNLFLVAFAIICGILSRGGGDTVDNSSSDTIKHSEKSGSDDNHDRQIPKWLNQYTTDPMQSHLVEETASPSTNFRRMRSSSSYPDLRRESWVSGDRSQFSDDIDLKSRQKLDNHRRRRRRSYGEKDLDESAFKTIRVDTFEKISTSSPSIPQASTSSSRSPPPVVRQKARRTFQTIPPKEEKEEKVDLEIKKSQQAQPPPPPTPPPPPPPTPPPPPPLLHQSEQKKSSRSNKKTSVGGGAKDIKSALAFLYHQRNRKKYKNRNNYDTDLPSPPSSHLPPSTAPPPPPPPPPPASVFHQLFSSKKTNKNKRIHSISAPPPPPPPPPPKKLRARIVPTPTSNNLYNREENLSSGGASPLIPMPPPPPARPAPMPTNDILYHGGENLSSGSRSPLIPMPPPPPPFRMQALKFKVRGDFVRVQSGLSDSSDSSEFIEIATDESNANVSNATVFCPSPDVNLKADTFIARFRAGLKLEKMNSIREKEKRGWSTLRDAIQPGPSL; via the coding sequence ATGGAATATCAATCAGAATCTCCTCCATTCTGGGCGGCGACTGCCCCCGATCTCCGACGCAATCACCACCGTTCATCTTCTCTCTTCCTCAAGCCATGGTTCGTCTTTGTGGTCACTCCAATCCTCGGAATATTCCTACTCCTTGTAAtcccctctttcttctctttcttgggAGGAGTCTTCCGACCCAATCACGTGAAGAAGAGCTGGGATactctcaatctcttcctcgttgCTTTCGCCATCATATGTGGAATCCTCAGCCGAGGTGGTGGCGATACCGTCGATAACAGCAGCAGCGACACCATCAAACACTCTGAGAAAAGTGGGTCAGACGATAATCACGACCGTCAGATCCCAAAATGGCTGAACCAGTATACTACTGACCCGATGCAGTCACATCTAGTTGAAGAGACTGCTTCTCCATCAACGAACTTCCGTCGGATGCGTAGCAGTAGTTCTTACCCAGATCTGAGGCGGGAGTCATGGGTATCTGGCGACAGATCTCAGTTCTCTGATGATATCGATCTTAAGAGCCGGCAGAAGCTAGATAATCACCGTCGCCGTCGACGGAGATCCTATGGAGAAAAAGATCTGGATGAATCGGCTTTTAAGACGATCCGTGTTGATACATTTGAAAAGATTAGTACATCATCGCCATCGATACCACAAGCATCGACATCATCATCTCGGTCTCCTCCGCCGGTCGTTAGACAGAAAGCGAGACGGACATTCCAAACGATTCCAccgaaagaagagaaagaagagaaagtggaTCTTGAAATTAAGAAAAGCCAACAAGCACAACCACCACCACCGCCGACACCACCGCCGCCGCCGCCGCcgacaccaccaccaccaccaccactgctGCATCAATCGGAGCAGAAGAAAAGCAGCAGAAGCAATAAGAAGACTAGCGTGGGAGGAGGTGCTAAAGACATCAAAAGCGCATTGGCTTTCCTCTACCATCAAAGGAATAGGAAGAAATACAAGAACAGGAATAATTACGATACTGACCTTCCTTCGCCTCCTTCTTCCCACCTGCCACCATCAACGGCACCACCTCCGCCACCACCTCCACCTCCCCCAGCTTCTGTTTTCCACCAGCTCTTCTCTTCTAAGAAAACCAACAAAAACAAGAGAATCCATTCAATCTCAGCTCCTCCGCCGCCGCCGCCGCCTCCGCCTCCGAAAAAGCTGAGGGCTCGTATAGTGCCGACACCGACAAGCAACAATCTCTACAATAGAGAAGAGAATTTGAGCAGCGGAGGTGCATCTCCTTTGATCCCAATGCCGCCGCCGCCTCCGGCTCGTCCGGCACCAATGCCAACTAACGACATCCTCTACCATGGAGGAGAGAATTTGAGCAGTGGGAGTAGATCTCCTTTGATCCCTATGCCACCGCCTCCACCTCCTTTCAGAATGCAGGCATTGAAGTTTAAGGTTCGTGGGGACTTTGTTCGGGTGCAGAGTGGCCTGAGCGATTCGTCGGATTCGTCGGAGTTTATTGAGATCGCTACTGATGAATCAAATGCCAATGTGAGCAATGCAACAGTTTTTTGTCCCAGCCCAGATGTTAATTTGAAGGCAGATACTTTCATTGCGCGATTCCGGGCAGGATTGAAGCTGGAGAAGATGAATTCCATtagagagaaggagaagagggGTTGGAGCACATTACGAGACGCCATTCAACCAGGGCCAAGCTTGTAA